A genomic window from Pseudonocardia broussonetiae includes:
- a CDS encoding thiolase family protein — MRDAVIVEAVRTPVGKGRAGGAYADVHPVELHAHALRSAVGRLPGLDPAEIDDVIGGAVGQVGEQSGNTTRFAALAAGFPESVPATTVDRQCGSSQQALSFAAQGVLAGAYDIVVASGVESMSHVPIGSSAVVDGVRADVHGPSIARLYEGGLIPQGVSAELIARKWDLSREQLDEFAAQSHRRAARAWEQGHFAGQVAPLDVTHADGSVTRLERDETVRPSTTPEILAGLKPAFADERWTERFGDLDWKVTAGNSSPINDGSAALVVTTSEIAERRGWRPRARIHTTTVVGDDPVFMLTGIIPATAKALARAGLTIDDIDAFEVNEAFSSVVLSWLAETGADPAKVNVDGGAIAIGHPLGASGARLTTTLLGVLERTGGRYGLQTMCEAGGTANATIIERI, encoded by the coding sequence ATGCGGGACGCGGTGATCGTGGAGGCCGTCCGGACCCCGGTCGGCAAGGGACGGGCCGGCGGGGCCTACGCCGACGTCCACCCCGTCGAGCTGCACGCCCACGCGCTGCGCAGCGCGGTCGGCCGGCTGCCCGGCCTCGACCCGGCCGAGATCGACGACGTCATCGGCGGCGCGGTCGGCCAGGTCGGCGAGCAGAGCGGCAACACCACCCGCTTCGCGGCGCTCGCCGCAGGCTTCCCGGAGTCGGTGCCGGCCACGACCGTCGACCGGCAGTGCGGCAGCAGCCAGCAGGCGCTGTCCTTCGCGGCGCAGGGCGTGCTCGCGGGCGCCTACGACATCGTCGTCGCCTCGGGCGTCGAGTCGATGAGCCACGTGCCGATCGGCAGCTCCGCGGTCGTCGACGGCGTCCGCGCCGACGTCCACGGCCCGTCGATCGCGCGGCTCTACGAGGGCGGGCTGATCCCGCAGGGCGTCAGCGCCGAGCTGATCGCGCGGAAGTGGGACCTCTCCCGGGAGCAGCTCGACGAGTTCGCCGCGCAGAGCCACCGCCGCGCGGCGCGGGCGTGGGAGCAGGGCCACTTCGCCGGCCAGGTCGCGCCGCTCGACGTGACGCACGCCGACGGCTCGGTCACCCGGCTCGAGCGCGATGAGACCGTCCGCCCGTCCACGACCCCCGAGATCCTCGCCGGGCTCAAGCCGGCCTTCGCCGACGAGCGCTGGACCGAGCGGTTCGGCGACCTCGACTGGAAGGTCACCGCGGGCAACTCCAGCCCGATCAACGACGGCTCCGCGGCGCTCGTCGTCACGACCTCGGAGATCGCGGAGCGGCGGGGCTGGCGCCCGCGCGCCCGCATCCACACCACCACGGTCGTCGGCGACGACCCGGTGTTCATGCTGACCGGCATCATCCCGGCCACCGCGAAGGCCCTGGCCCGCGCGGGCCTGACGATCGACGACATCGACGCGTTCGAGGTCAACGAGGCCTTCTCCTCGGTCGTGCTGAGCTGGCTGGCCGAGACCGGCGCCGACCCGGCGAAGGTCAACGTCGACGGCGGCGCGATCGCCATCGGGCACCCGCTCGGGGCCAGCGGGGCGCGCCTGACCACCACCCTGCTCGGGGTGCTGGAGCGCACGGGCGGGCGCTACGGCCTGCAGACCATGTGCGAGGCCGGTGGCACCGCGAACGCCACGATCATCGAGCGGATCTGA
- a CDS encoding DUF4383 domain-containing protein, with protein sequence MSSYEQTRHTTTRHPVQTAALAVGVVFLLVGILGFIPGITSNYDQLSFAGHNSGALLLGVFAVSVLHNLVHLAFGIAGIALARTASGARSFLIGGGIVYAVLWIYGLLIDHGSDANFVPVNDADNWLHLALAVGMIALGVLLGRTVAHRRP encoded by the coding sequence ATGTCCTCCTACGAACAGACCCGTCACACCACCACCCGTCATCCCGTGCAGACCGCCGCGCTCGCCGTCGGCGTCGTGTTCCTGCTGGTCGGCATCCTGGGGTTCATCCCCGGCATCACGAGCAACTACGACCAGCTGTCGTTCGCGGGCCACAACTCGGGCGCGCTGCTGCTCGGCGTGTTCGCCGTGTCGGTCCTGCACAACCTCGTGCACCTGGCCTTCGGCATCGCCGGCATCGCACTGGCCCGCACCGCGTCGGGCGCCCGCAGCTTCCTGATCGGCGGCGGCATCGTCTACGCGGTGCTGTGGATCTACGGCCTGCTGATCGACCACGGCAGCGACGCCAACTTCGTCCCGGTCAACGACGCGGACAACTGGCTGCACCTGGCCCTCGCCGTCGGCATGATCGCGCTCGGCGTGCTGCTGGGCCGCACCGTGGCGCACCGGCGTCCCTGA
- a CDS encoding Hsp20/alpha crystallin family protein, giving the protein MLMRTDPFREMDRLAQQVLGGATGTWSRPTAMPMDAYRSGDEFVVAFDLPGVDPSAVELDVERNVLTVKAERRPAATGDHVEMQVAERPLGAFSRQLFLGDALDADHIRASYEAGVLTLRIPVAERAKPRRITIEQADGDRKEISA; this is encoded by the coding sequence ATGCTCATGCGTACCGACCCGTTCCGGGAGATGGACCGCCTCGCCCAGCAGGTCCTCGGGGGCGCCACGGGGACCTGGTCCCGACCCACCGCCATGCCGATGGACGCCTACCGGTCGGGTGACGAGTTCGTCGTCGCGTTCGACCTGCCGGGCGTCGACCCCTCCGCGGTCGAGCTCGACGTCGAGCGCAACGTGCTCACGGTGAAGGCGGAGCGCCGCCCCGCCGCCACGGGCGACCACGTCGAGATGCAGGTGGCCGAGCGGCCGCTGGGTGCGTTCTCCCGCCAGCTGTTCCTGGGCGACGCCCTCGACGCCGACCACATCCGCGCCTCCTACGAGGCCGGCGTCCTGACGCTGCGGATCCCGGTCGCGGAGCGGGCGAAGCCGCGCCGGATCACCATCGAGCAGGCCGACGGCGACCGCAAGGAGATCAGCGCCTGA
- a CDS encoding helix-turn-helix domain-containing protein, which yields MSRLDDQDFPALTMGQAAELLGVQPAFLRSLDAAGVLTPGRSGGGHRRYSRNQLELVARMRALLDEGLTLDAAVRVTGLEDELGRARTRIAELEAEVGADDDGADEAAR from the coding sequence TTGTCGCGGCTCGACGACCAGGACTTCCCGGCGCTGACGATGGGGCAGGCCGCGGAGCTGCTGGGCGTGCAGCCCGCGTTCCTGCGCAGCCTCGACGCCGCCGGGGTGCTCACCCCGGGCCGCTCCGGCGGGGGCCACCGCCGGTACTCGCGCAACCAGCTGGAGCTGGTGGCGCGGATGCGGGCCCTGCTCGACGAGGGGCTGACCCTGGACGCCGCCGTCCGCGTGACGGGGCTGGAGGACGAGCTCGGCCGGGCGCGCACGCGCATCGCGGAGCTGGAGGCCGAGGTCGGGGCCGACGACGACGGGGCCGACGAGGCCGCCCGGTAG
- a CDS encoding DUF2382 domain-containing protein codes for MITQDQLRNLVGTTAYDRDGDKLGRIGQVYYDDETTEPKWITVHTGLFGTKENFVPVQGAEAGSDRVTVAYDKATIKDAPNIDEDGHLSVEEEERLYRHYGLDYGGTGHRTGTERTGTDRTDRTDRDRTDRTDTVGHDTSGPTTDNAMTRSEEQLRVGTESQEAGRARLRKHVVTEHQQVQVPVSHEELRVEREPITEANAGAAMDGPAISEEEHEVTLHAERPVVDKEAVPVERVRVDTETVRDTETVGGEVRKEEIEVDDAGTTGRRRS; via the coding sequence GTGATCACCCAGGATCAGCTCCGCAACCTCGTCGGAACCACCGCGTACGACCGCGACGGCGACAAGCTCGGCCGCATCGGCCAGGTCTACTACGACGACGAGACGACCGAGCCGAAGTGGATCACCGTGCACACCGGCCTGTTCGGGACGAAGGAGAACTTCGTGCCGGTGCAGGGTGCGGAGGCGGGTAGTGACCGCGTCACCGTCGCCTACGACAAGGCGACCATCAAGGACGCCCCGAACATCGACGAGGACGGCCACCTGTCGGTGGAGGAGGAGGAGCGCCTCTACCGGCACTACGGCCTGGACTACGGCGGCACCGGCCACCGGACGGGCACCGAGCGGACCGGCACCGACCGGACCGACCGGACCGACCGGGACCGGACCGACCGGACCGACACCGTCGGCCACGACACCTCCGGGCCCACCACGGACAACGCGATGACCCGCTCCGAGGAGCAGCTGCGGGTCGGCACAGAGAGCCAGGAGGCGGGCCGGGCCCGGCTGCGCAAGCACGTCGTGACCGAGCACCAGCAGGTGCAGGTGCCGGTCTCGCACGAGGAGCTGCGGGTGGAGCGCGAGCCCATCACCGAGGCCAACGCGGGTGCGGCGATGGACGGGCCGGCGATCTCCGAGGAGGAGCACGAGGTCACCCTGCACGCCGAGCGCCCCGTGGTGGACAAGGAGGCCGTGCCGGTCGAGCGCGTCCGGGTGGACACCGAGACCGTGCGCGACACCGAGACCGTCGGCGGCGAGGTCCGCAAGGAGGAGATCGAGGTCGACGACGCGGGCACGACCGGCCGCCGTCGCAGCTGA